The following proteins are co-located in the Cupriavidus pauculus genome:
- the phoU gene encoding phosphate signaling complex protein PhoU codes for MTDKHLSTQFDADLNAINTKLLQMGGLVESQIEMAMRALADFDADLADQVMVREQQLNSLEVEIDADCGNIIARRQPTARDLRLVMAISKTITNLERAGDEAEKIAKRTKHIMEDAAAHNINYAEVKLSGEMAINLLRQALDAFARLDTVAAARIVKDDKAIDEEFRAFVRKLITYMMEDPRTISVALDFLFIAKAVERIGDHAKNIAEFIIYIVKGTDVRHASREDMEREALS; via the coding sequence ATGACTGACAAACACCTGTCGACCCAGTTCGACGCCGACCTCAACGCGATCAACACCAAGCTGCTGCAGATGGGCGGGCTGGTGGAGTCGCAGATCGAAATGGCCATGCGCGCGCTGGCCGACTTCGACGCCGACCTGGCCGACCAGGTCATGGTGCGCGAACAGCAGCTCAACTCGCTCGAAGTCGAGATCGACGCGGACTGCGGCAACATCATCGCCCGCCGCCAGCCCACCGCGCGCGACCTGCGCCTGGTGATGGCGATTTCCAAGACGATCACGAACCTGGAGCGCGCCGGCGACGAGGCCGAGAAGATCGCCAAGCGCACCAAGCACATCATGGAAGATGCGGCTGCGCACAACATCAACTATGCCGAGGTGAAGCTGTCCGGCGAGATGGCCATCAACCTGCTGCGCCAGGCGCTGGACGCCTTTGCCCGGCTCGACACCGTGGCTGCCGCGCGGATCGTCAAGGACGACAAGGCCATCGACGAGGAATTCCGCGCCTTCGTACGCAAGCTGATCACCTACATGATGGAAGACCCGCGCACGATCTCGGTGGCGCTGGACTTCCTGTTCATCGCCAAGGCCGTCGAGCGCATTGGCGACCACGCGAAGAACATCGCGGAATTCATCATCTATATCGTGAAGGGCACGGACGTGCGCCATGCCTCGCGCGAAGACATGGAGCGCGAAGCATTAAGCTGA
- the phoB gene encoding phosphate regulon transcriptional regulator PhoB → MPSSILVVEDEPAIAELIAVNLQHAGHYPIRAYNAEQALSLMSDVLPDLVLLDWMLPGKSGATFAKELRTNDRTKQIPIIMLTARSEEQDKVMGLEAGADDYVTKPFSPKELLARIKAVLRRRAPQLTDDVVAINGLRLDPATHRVTGQDETGPIKLDLGPTEFRLLHFLMTHPERVHSRSQLLDQVWGDHVFVEERTVDVHIKRLRAALTPGGYSNMIETVRGSGYRLARSPNH, encoded by the coding sequence ATGCCAAGCAGTATTCTCGTTGTCGAGGACGAACCGGCCATCGCCGAGCTGATTGCCGTCAATCTCCAGCACGCGGGACACTATCCCATTCGCGCCTACAACGCCGAGCAGGCCCTGTCGCTGATGAGCGACGTGCTGCCCGACCTGGTGTTGCTGGACTGGATGCTCCCGGGCAAGTCCGGGGCCACCTTCGCCAAGGAGCTGCGGACCAACGACCGCACCAAGCAGATCCCGATCATCATGCTCACCGCCCGCAGCGAGGAGCAGGACAAGGTCATGGGCCTGGAAGCCGGTGCGGACGACTACGTCACCAAGCCGTTCTCGCCCAAGGAACTGCTGGCGCGCATCAAGGCGGTGCTGCGCCGCCGCGCGCCGCAGCTGACCGACGACGTGGTGGCCATCAACGGCCTGCGGCTGGACCCGGCCACGCACCGCGTGACCGGCCAGGACGAGACCGGCCCGATCAAGCTGGACCTGGGCCCCACCGAGTTCCGCCTGCTGCACTTCCTGATGACCCATCCGGAGCGTGTGCACAGCCGGTCCCAGTTGCTGGACCAGGTCTGGGGCGACCATGTGTTCGTCGAGGAGCGGACCGTCGACGTCCACATCAAGCGCCTCCGTGCGGCGCTGACGCCGGGCGGCTACAGCAACATGATCGAGACCGTGCGGGGCAGCGGCTACCGCCTGGCGCGATCGCCAAATCACTGA
- the phoR gene encoding phosphate regulon sensor histidine kinase PhoR — protein sequence MNVIWARSVAILVGLAAVAGGLYAVAGAVPGLLFLCLSLLGLLAYYLFQINRLWRVLDAPAYGEIPSALGLWGEVYYRLHRLVKRWRTQVLQVEQQHTRFIQAIQASPYGVLMLDDADQIEWCNDVAEQHFGLNARRDVRQRITHLIRRPEFVHYLTRERYDEPLVMRDMGEHKRSITSVQILPYGENRKLVLTQDITKVENTEAMRRDFVANVSHELKTPLTVLTGFLETVRDLPVSEEDRNRYVDMMLVQSMRMQHIVEDLLALAKLESDAQPPGHDRVNVAALAAHLVHDAEALSQGRHEIETEIDPAVVLRGAEGELLSALGNLVSNAVRYTPDGGRIAIRMTFTDGHSVFSVSDTGLGIAPEHIPRLTERFYRVDRSRSRDTGGTGLGLAIVKHVLSRHHADLRVTSEVGRGSTFRIVFPVDRSGYDADTSRHAA from the coding sequence ATGAATGTCATCTGGGCCCGCTCCGTGGCCATCCTCGTCGGCCTGGCAGCCGTGGCCGGCGGTCTGTACGCCGTGGCCGGCGCCGTGCCCGGCCTGCTGTTCCTTTGCCTTTCCCTGCTCGGCCTGCTGGCCTACTACCTGTTCCAGATCAACCGCCTGTGGCGGGTGCTCGACGCCCCGGCATATGGCGAAATCCCCAGCGCGCTGGGCCTGTGGGGCGAGGTCTACTACCGGCTCCACCGGCTGGTCAAGCGCTGGCGCACGCAGGTGCTGCAGGTGGAACAGCAGCACACGCGCTTCATCCAGGCCATCCAGGCGTCGCCGTACGGCGTGCTGATGCTCGATGACGCGGACCAGATCGAATGGTGCAACGACGTGGCCGAGCAGCATTTCGGGCTCAACGCGCGGCGCGACGTGCGCCAGCGCATCACGCACCTGATCCGCCGGCCGGAATTCGTCCATTACCTGACCCGCGAGCGCTACGACGAGCCGCTGGTCATGCGCGACATGGGCGAGCACAAGCGCAGCATCACGTCGGTGCAGATCCTGCCCTATGGCGAAAACCGCAAGCTGGTGCTGACGCAGGACATCACCAAGGTCGAGAACACCGAGGCCATGCGGCGCGACTTCGTGGCCAACGTCTCGCACGAGCTGAAGACGCCGCTGACGGTGCTCACCGGCTTCCTGGAGACCGTGCGCGACCTGCCGGTGTCCGAGGAAGACCGCAACCGCTACGTCGACATGATGCTGGTGCAGTCCATGCGGATGCAGCATATCGTCGAGGACCTGCTGGCGCTGGCCAAGCTGGAGTCCGACGCCCAGCCGCCCGGGCACGACCGCGTCAACGTTGCCGCGCTGGCCGCCCATCTGGTGCACGATGCCGAGGCGCTGTCGCAGGGCCGGCACGAGATCGAGACCGAGATCGACCCGGCCGTGGTGCTGCGCGGCGCCGAGGGCGAGCTGCTGTCGGCGCTGGGCAACCTGGTGTCCAACGCGGTGCGCTACACGCCCGACGGCGGCCGCATCGCCATCCGCATGACCTTTACCGATGGCCACTCGGTGTTCTCGGTCAGCGACACCGGGCTGGGCATCGCGCCCGAGCACATCCCGCGGCTGACCGAGCGTTTCTACCGGGTCGACCGCAGCCGGTCGCGCGATACCGGCGGCACTGGCCTGGGGCTGGCCATCGTCAAGCACGTGCTGTCGCGCCACCATGCCGACCTGCGCGTGACCAGCGAGGTGGGCCGGGGCAGCACGTTCCGCATCGTATTTCCCGTAGATCGGAGCGGCTACGACGCCGACACGTCGCGCCACGCGGCGTAG